Part of the Coccinella septempunctata chromosome 3, icCocSept1.1, whole genome shotgun sequence genome is shown below.
AATACACTCCATAAAATACAAATAAAGTTCCACATTCCATCCACAAATTAGGTTTCGaattaaaaacaatattcaGTCCAAAAAAGGTTGCCAGAAATACAAAGTAACCTATGAGACCAAGAACATAACTAAGTTTATACAGAAATAGGAACCATTTATATACCAATCTAAAATAAATAGCTATGAATGTTTTTTCTATTAGTATAATAAAAGGAAAAGTTATGAAGTATTATTGGGAAATGATAGTTACATGTACAGAGTGTCCCACAGTACGAGTAACAAACCCATAGGGTAGATAGTACTAATGAATATAAAAACAACCTACAAgaacagggtgttaaagttggAAAAGTATaactattttttttccataattcCAAAATGgctgaagaaaataaaaaaaaaaatttaaaacagcAAATTAAAATAATGCTCAATACTGCCATTGTCTTTAGTAGCCTTCAACTCAAATCTTGACAAGATCAAACAAAATACATAATTTAAATTACAACACCCTGTGTCTCAGAAGTTGTAGAAGTTAGGACCTAGGATGTTTGTTCTGATTTTCATTAGAACTAGCTACCCTATCAGTTTGCAACACCTAACCTAAGACAGCCTGTATAGCTTAGTAAGTAAAAACTATTTCAgattatttgtgaataatgaCTGTATTTCTAGTGGCAATGACCCCAAATATTTTCAGTTAAAACTATCATTTCAAAGTTGTATAATCTATTGGGAAAACTTAGAGGTAGCAAGAATTATTTATTATCATCAAATGTTCAGAAAGAAGCAACCTTCTCTGAATCTGAGCTTTgttccaaaattaaaaaattgtggAAGTTTTCGTTCCTTTCCCAATAGTTCATGAAGCAGTTCCAGAAGCAGGCTGTTTGAAACATGGTGAATTATCAATAATAACATTATAAATTTTCAACGAAACCTCTTTCAAGCAACTGCATCAAGTACTCTAAAGAAATCTTTCTTACAGAAATTACCTTGGTGTTGTCCTATGAATTGGTTTTTCAACTGCTTTTTTAGCTATTAGTCCTGATATACAGGTAAACAGTAACCATGTGAAAATAAATCTCCAAAAGTGGTATTTGAGGGAATAAAAAAATGGTACTAGCCATAAACCTAATAGTGTAACaaactgaaatattgaaaaatttataagaaAGGTCCTGCTTTCTATTGATCCTGTAGAGAATTCTGGTAACTCACCGAATATGTTCGATAATGTCTTTTCTTCCATTCTATCAACAAAAACTGAGCTACTATTAAAGTAATTACTAGCACAACAAACATTTCAGCGTGCATCTTATCATGTCCCTTGTGTTGCTCATGCATCTTTTGATGTTcatatctgaaattcaataggAACTTAtagatttcaaaataataataatatattctaATAAAATTTTCGAGGAAGTGTTTCCTAACCTCATTTTTTCTTCTTGGGACAACTCATCGAATGTCTGaaaaagtgaatatattttagaTGGATAGGCATGTTTAAACTACAACACATCAGTTTTACCCTGTTTCCTAAAATAACAGGCTCGTGCAAATCCATGTTTACACTGTAACCTAATCAATATCAAATTATATTTAATATCGTCGCATCCGAATACTGTAATAATTCCAAATCTTCACAATGCGTAAGGACAGTGGGAAATTATTTTATGGGAACCCATTTAAATAATCGACTTTTCAAACAACAACAAATTGAAACTATTAATAATTCTGTCAGTGTCATCAAAATCAAGATCAAAGTCAAAGCAAAGAAAAACTTATTGGTCATAGAACCAAAAAAAGGTTAATCTTTGAAATAGGGATGTCGGAATGTCGGAAATAAAAAAGTATCGATATACGTATCGACATTTAACGGAGGTAAAGGATTTCAAACACGATATTACAACTCTTGGAATTCATACATTTTTCATGCAAAGATGCAACGTTAGTAGGTAAATACCAATCATTGGATTGAGTTGTccgatatttgatgaaaatccattgaacttaaaacagatatAACATATATAACTGTTTTAAGTTCAAATACCAATCAACAGACACACAGACCCTATCTCCAGTAAACCAATATCTGATATCAAGAACAACGTTAAACAAATGATTGATAATTGATATTAATTGAACCAATGTGACGAAGACGTACTTAGGTACTTACATTGGATTTGATCATGAAACTGGATGTGAtaatttcgataaagtgctcgaatcGCTAAGCATGAAGTTTCGAAAAATGCTCGGGAGCACAAAAAAATTAGTGCTTTcagtgctttcacaagcactaaTAAGCACATTGCTTTGGCACAGCTCTGCTCTGGTGCAAGCCAAGAGATAAATAGAATCTCATCTTATCATCTCCATTTATCCAAAATTCTACCAAGGAGCCAAGATCACATTCACGAACTGAATATTAAACGAAATCTGTTTTCTTACTCTAACTTTAAATTCAAAAAGGAAATGAAACAATAACAAAGTTAATTACTATATATTGgatacaaataaaaataaataataacaaaTAAATAGAAATCGAATCTTTGGATTCAGAATCAGAAAGTTTCATTTTCGGACAAGCTGTTTGAGCTGAAATTCGTGTcattcaaattaatatttttatcaGTTGTAATAGTAGAAATAGTGGTGCTTGTTGAAGTAGTCGCTGTTGAACTAGCCAAAGTCGGTACATTTGTTGTAATATTATCTGATTCCGAGGATACTTGTTCATTAATCACCACTATTGGGTTTGGATCAACATGCGATAAAGTAAGGTTAGAAGTTATGTATGTTGTCTTTCTAGTAGTTGAAGTCATTGGGGGCCTTGAAGTTGTTGTGAAGTAAACATCAGTGTATTCACAATTTCTTCCATAACTTCCTTCACGACAGTAACATCTATAGTTGCCATCTTCTTTGGTTAGTGGTATACATTTTGCACCATTTTGACAAGTATTAGGGTTGTCCCTGCAGTATGTGAGTTCTGcaaaaattttccttttttcaattcatatttcaaaatcaaaaaacaaaatatttcaaaatacacAAGTTAAAATGTGGTGGAAGCATTTAGATGACTTATTTGCATGATTATTTGCTACTTATTTATACAGTTACTTTTCGTAACTAGTTGCGAAAAATAAAACGTTTGAAAACGACAATAAGTTttgaaaagtgtcactttattcatcaaaattagaaaaaatcttGTGAATCTAGTTCAAATTATGTGGAGAAGAATATGGCCATTATTTGTGTGCAGAGACAACTTGGTTGTCTCTGTTTGTGTGATATCATTTTCAAAATACCTATACCTAAGCGAAAAGTTTGCACAGCATGTTCGAATAAGGAGAAAAATAATCACTCAGATGAAAAAGTTGATAGGACCAAATTTAAATCGTACGTATATTCGTTTTGAGAAGAGTTTAGAGTTTACCTTCATCGCATAACATTCCTCCCCAGCCTTCTTTGCAGTTACATTCCCATGGTCTTCGGCAATCCCCGTTAACACAGCCTGGATAAGGATAGCACACGTCACAATTTTTGCCCCACCAACCAACTTTGCACCTACATTCGCCAGGTTTCCTGCAATAACCCCTCTCTCGGTGGCAAGTTTTGGAACAAATTGCtacaacaatataaaaaatggtATGAAGTGATACCCCAACTCACTTAGGAAGGTTTCATTATAGTATATCCTTGAGTAGGTATTGAATAATACCACTAAGGATACTATATTAGTCATTACATAATATCTTTAACAAAATTTTAGTTCCGTAATTTTTGGAGACGATTAGAGGTCCAATTTTCTTTTATGTATGTGTTTAATGATGACAATAAAGTAATAATATAGAATTGCCAATTATACCTATATTAGAAACTGAAAGAAAATTATTTGGTATTATTCTTgcagaaaaattttgttttgcttatttggtaaaaaaaatACTCACGAATTTGACAGAGCAGTCCTGTGTAACCCGGATAACATCTACATTCCAAAGGTTTCTCACAATAGCCATGCTGACAGCCTGGTAACACTTGGCATTGTTGGCAACTCTTTCCTGCCCAGCCAAGCCGACATTTACATTCTCCTGGTGCATCACAATATCCTCTTGCTGGATGACAATCTTTTCCACAAACAGCTGATAGATAAccaaataatga
Proteins encoded:
- the LOC123309258 gene encoding RING finger protein 121, encoding MDLHEPVILGNRTFDELSQEEKMRYEHQKMHEQHKGHDKMHAEMFVVLVITLIVAQFLLIEWKKRHYRTYSFVTLLGLWLVPFFYSLKYHFWRFIFTWLLFTCISGLIAKKAVEKPIHRTTPRLVYKWFLFLYKLSYVLGLIGYFVFLATFFGLNIVFNSKPNLWMECGTLFVFYGVYYGVLGRDISEICADKMASHIGYYTDQGIPTRHLDPNVCAVCGNKLLVPENEEGIIENTYKLSCEHVFHEFCIRGWCIVGKKQTCPYCKEKVDLKKMFCNPWEKPHVLYGQLLDWIRWLLAWQPMIIFIVQGINWVLGLE
- the LOC123309623 gene encoding neurogenic locus protein delta, with translation MKIVLMLKYLLLITFLTHCKVSGSRYVPKWKKQACEIPASQNEHSHYICTDDGEVKCLPGWTGDLCDVPICKSGCDPIQGYCNRPGECVCKLGYYGDKCNKCIPLPGCQHGFCRESFECKCREGWKGVFCSEPVCGKDCHPARGYCDAPGECKCRLGWAGKSCQQCQVLPGCQHGYCEKPLECRCYPGYTGLLCQIPICSKTCHRERGYCRKPGECRCKVGWWGKNCDVCYPYPGCVNGDCRRPWECNCKEGWGGMLCDEELTYCRDNPNTCQNGAKCIPLTKEDGNYRCYCREGSYGRNCEYTDVYFTTTSRPPMTSTTRKTTYITSNLTLSHVDPNPIVVINEQVSSESDNITTNVPTLASSTATTSTSTTISTITTDKNINLNDTNFSSNSLSENETF